The sequence below is a genomic window from Cryobacterium arcticum.
TGTACCTGGGGCCGACTAGAAATAAGCACCCCAGTTCAGTACGAAAAGAACAGGTTGCCTGAGGCCTGTGAGATAGTCCCAGCCATGGATCAAGCACTGCCCGCACACCCGCAGAGCCACGCCCACCACACCGTGCCGCAGTTCTGGCTCAAGCAGTTCGCGGATTCCCAGTCATCACTGAAGATGTTCGCCGTGTCCGACAACAAGCTCGTCTCCGGGAGAGCGAGAGTTAGGAACGCCACGGTGCATCAAGACTTGTCCGTTCTTGATTCCTGGTTCGAGACCCATGACATCGATGAGAAGAAGCTCTTCGGCCCTATCGAAGGCAGGGCCGCAAAAGCTCTGGCTCCGTTGTGGAGCGCGCAAGATTTGTCCACAGTCTGGCCTCTGCCTCAGCGTGCGCGCAATGACATAGCAACTTTCCTGGCGGCGTCAGTCGTTCGTACACCGAAGTACAGGCTGCACGCCGACGCCGACCTAGAGCGGCAGGTAGCGAGAAAAGATAGAAGCATTCATGCCATCGATCTAGTTCGAAGCGGGGCGATTGTAGGAGATCCAGACGACCTGGCGCGAGTAAATCGGTACTACGGACTGTGGCAAGAAGGCGACAAGGCTCCGTCAAACGTCCAGTCGGATTACATGCGGACAGAGCTGCCGAAACTTGCGCGACATCTCTTCAACCAACGTTGGGTTCTCATGCAGGCCCCAGAGCCCACGTACGTCATCTCGGACAATCCGGTTGCACTGACTGGACAGCCGATGACATCCGGGCCACCCCGGTTCTACTCA
It includes:
- a CDS encoding DUF4238 domain-containing protein, producing MDQALPAHPQSHAHHTVPQFWLKQFADSQSSLKMFAVSDNKLVSGRARVRNATVHQDLSVLDSWFETHDIDEKKLFGPIEGRAAKALAPLWSAQDLSTVWPLPQRARNDIATFLAASVVRTPKYRLHADADLERQVARKDRSIHAIDLVRSGAIVGDPDDLARVNRYYGLWQEGDKAPSNVQSDYMRTELPKLARHLFNQRWVLMQAPEPTYVISDNPVALTGQPMTSGPPRFYSVDSLDSRMSITALSRTLLLMTDWHPRQVLATLDFNGDSIIPFDAGRANIARATLILNAEAQFFEHPDDRMVEDIWALRGPDNENNR